The proteins below come from a single Zea mays cultivar B73 chromosome 8, Zm-B73-REFERENCE-NAM-5.0, whole genome shotgun sequence genomic window:
- the LOC100193212 gene encoding uncharacterized protein LOC100193212: MDHGYAILLSHLVLHRGLSILLHLKYLKKTPEVSDEREWRRSSLKLCVGCITVNVIRKNVFSIHILVVYVHSTGSGVRIHTVGRITDLTGVHICCNVWRRKL; encoded by the coding sequence ATGGACCATGGGTATGCTATTTTACTTAGCCACTTAGTTCTCCACCGGGGGCTTTCCATCCTGTTACACCTGAAGTATCTGAAGAAGACACCTGAAGTATCTGACGAAAGGGAATGGCGAAGGTCTTCTCTGAAGCTTTGTGTCGGGTGCATAACAGTGAATGTAATAAGGAAGAATGTATTCAGTATTCATATCCTGGTAGTGTATGTACATAGTACCGGTAGTGGTGTACGTATACATACAGTTGGTCGTATAACCGACCTAACAGGAGTCCATATATGCTGTAATGTCTGGAGAAGAAAATTATGA